A single Thermoanaerobacterium sp. RBIITD DNA region contains:
- the rimO gene encoding 30S ribosomal protein S12 methylthiotransferase RimO: MVNVGIISLGCAKNTVDSEKMLGILKNNGYNIVSDENDADVLIVNTCGFIESAKRESIDYIIEMGKLKEKKLKVLIAAGCLSERYKEELLKELPELDAVIGTGDFLRISEIINSTLNGDRVIEYGHADNFDDTNLPRILSTPKHYGYLKISEGCNNKCTFCIIPKLRGHYRSIKIEDLVNEAKRMVNNGVKEIILIAQDTTKYGIDIYKKLMLPTLLRKLSEVEGLKWIRILYAYPDGINDELIDEIKTNDKVVKYIDMPLQHSNDNVLKRMKRYTRRKNIEEIIKKLRQIPGMVIRTTFIVGFPGETDEEFNDLKEFIIEKKFERLGVFTYSREEDTEAYNMPKQIKESLKLKRYDEIMSIQKDISLKNNIKYIGCNFEVVVEGFENGLYYGRSYMDAPEIDGVTYIKSNKKLNYGEFINVRITNAFEYDLMGELM; encoded by the coding sequence ATGGTTAATGTTGGTATAATTTCCTTGGGTTGTGCGAAGAATACCGTAGATTCTGAAAAAATGCTTGGTATACTAAAAAATAACGGATACAATATAGTAAGCGATGAAAATGATGCAGATGTGTTAATTGTAAATACCTGTGGATTTATTGAAAGTGCAAAGCGTGAGTCGATAGATTATATAATTGAAATGGGCAAACTTAAGGAGAAGAAGTTAAAAGTATTAATTGCAGCCGGATGCTTGTCTGAAAGATACAAAGAGGAGTTGCTTAAAGAGCTTCCAGAGCTTGATGCAGTTATAGGTACAGGAGATTTTTTAAGAATATCTGAAATAATAAATAGTACATTAAATGGTGACCGTGTAATAGAATACGGTCATGCAGACAATTTTGATGATACTAATTTACCAAGGATTTTAAGTACACCGAAGCATTACGGATATTTAAAAATCTCTGAAGGGTGCAATAATAAATGTACTTTTTGCATAATACCTAAACTAAGAGGACATTACAGAAGTATCAAAATAGAGGATTTAGTTAATGAAGCAAAAAGGATGGTTAATAATGGCGTAAAGGAAATTATTTTGATAGCTCAAGATACTACAAAGTATGGAATTGATATATATAAAAAGTTAATGCTGCCTACTTTATTGAGAAAATTATCAGAAGTAGAAGGTTTAAAATGGATAAGAATTTTATACGCATATCCTGATGGCATAAATGACGAATTGATAGATGAGATTAAGACTAACGATAAAGTTGTTAAATATATTGATATGCCGCTTCAACATTCAAATGATAATGTTCTTAAAAGAATGAAGCGGTATACAAGAAGAAAAAATATAGAAGAAATAATAAAAAAATTACGTCAAATACCAGGCATGGTTATAAGAACGACATTTATTGTAGGATTTCCTGGTGAGACAGATGAAGAATTTAATGACTTAAAAGAATTTATAATTGAAAAGAAATTTGAAAGACTTGGTGTATTTACTTATTCAAGAGAAGAAGATACTGAAGCATATAATATGCCAAAACAGATAAAAGAAAGTTTAAAGCTTAAACGATATGATGAAATAATGTCAATACAAAAAGATATATCATTAAAAAATAATATTAAATATATTGGATGTAATTTTGAAGTTGTAGTTGAAGGCTTTGAAAATGGATTGTATTATGGAAGAAGTTATATGGATGCACCAGAAATAGATGGCGTTACTTATATAAAATCAAATAAAAAATTAAATTATGGTGAATTTATTAACGTAAGAATAACAAATGCATTTGAATATGATCTTATGGGGGAGTTAATGTGA
- a CDS encoding DNA translocase FtsK, with the protein MRTKTKNNYKGEILGIIFCTFSIISLISLYSNSTGVIGKEIVILLKSLFGIGAYALSLLILVYALVFLFKSKEFLNTNKVISLSIIFLCMISLAHIYVFNDLSIFKDYISESIRNGNQNTGGGAIAGIIVFTLIKLLGIIGSWLFLIATIIICGIILTDTSFVNIVKSLVKFIVDKIDLIKNKKNIITKNESDDISIENVITKENADSVIEDGKIDKKDDNKLQIIQPINEDKIYANGEGEQIPIKFDDNIKSTSKYTYPPITLLKEGKPQQKINNNLILENAKKLEQTLRNFGIEAKVMQVSRGPAITRFEIQPSPGVKVSRIVSLTDDIALSLATPSVRIEAPIPGKSAVGIEVPNEKIATVNLREVIDTKKFRSSKSDLSIALGKDIAGNIVIADLSKMPHLLIAGATGSGKSVCINTLIISLLYKATPEKVKMILIDPKVVELNIYNGIPHLLTPVVTDPKKAAGVLNWAVQEMTNRYKLFADNNVRDIEGYNKLNNVNIMPKIVVIIDELSDLMMVSPAEVEEYICRLAQMARAAGIYLVIATQRPSVDVITGVIKANIPSRISFAVTSQIDSRTILDMSGAEKLLGKGDMLFYPIGESKPIRVQGAFISDKEVEEVVNFLKSNQGEPNYEEIIVENKSTINKNIEEDELMNDAISIIVETGQASISMLQRRLRIGYARAARIIDQIEQKGIISGYDGSKSRQILLSEDEIKKIIGK; encoded by the coding sequence ATGAGAACCAAAACTAAAAATAATTACAAGGGTGAAATATTGGGAATAATATTTTGCACTTTTTCGATTATATCTTTGATAAGTCTTTATTCTAATTCAACAGGTGTTATAGGAAAAGAAATAGTGATATTATTAAAAAGTTTATTTGGCATAGGTGCATATGCTTTGTCATTGCTAATACTTGTTTATGCATTAGTTTTTTTATTTAAAAGTAAGGAATTTTTAAATACGAATAAAGTTATTTCACTTTCAATAATATTTTTATGTATGATTAGTCTAGCACATATTTATGTGTTTAATGATTTATCAATTTTTAAGGATTACATATCAGAAAGTATAAGAAATGGTAATCAAAACACCGGTGGTGGTGCTATAGCAGGTATAATAGTATTTACCTTGATAAAATTATTAGGTATTATTGGTAGTTGGTTATTTTTAATTGCTACTATTATCATATGTGGAATAATTTTGACCGATACCTCTTTTGTTAATATTGTAAAATCTTTAGTTAAATTTATTGTCGATAAAATAGATTTAATCAAGAATAAAAAAAATATAATAACAAAAAATGAATCAGATGATATATCTATCGAAAATGTAATTACAAAAGAAAACGCAGATTCAGTTATTGAAGACGGCAAAATCGATAAAAAAGATGACAATAAGCTTCAAATAATTCAGCCTATCAATGAAGATAAAATTTATGCGAACGGTGAAGGTGAACAAATACCGATTAAATTTGATGATAATATTAAAAGTACAAGTAAATATACTTACCCTCCTATAACCCTTTTGAAAGAAGGTAAGCCACAGCAGAAGATAAATAACAATTTGATTTTAGAAAATGCTAAAAAACTAGAACAGACTTTAAGAAATTTTGGAATTGAAGCAAAGGTCATGCAGGTCAGCAGAGGACCTGCTATTACGAGGTTTGAAATACAGCCAAGTCCTGGCGTTAAAGTAAGTAGGATAGTTAGCCTTACAGATGATATTGCTCTAAGTCTTGCTACACCATCTGTAAGAATAGAAGCGCCAATTCCTGGTAAATCTGCTGTTGGAATTGAAGTGCCAAATGAAAAGATAGCAACTGTAAATTTAAGAGAAGTTATAGATACGAAAAAATTTAGAAGTAGCAAATCTGATCTTTCTATAGCATTGGGAAAAGACATTGCAGGTAACATTGTCATAGCTGATTTATCAAAAATGCCTCATTTGTTGATAGCTGGCGCAACCGGTTCTGGTAAAAGCGTCTGTATAAACACGCTGATAATAAGCCTTCTTTATAAAGCAACTCCTGAAAAGGTCAAAATGATTTTGATTGACCCTAAGGTTGTTGAATTAAATATATACAACGGAATTCCTCATTTACTGACACCTGTTGTAACAGATCCTAAAAAAGCTGCTGGTGTATTGAATTGGGCTGTGCAGGAGATGACAAATCGGTATAAGTTATTTGCAGATAATAATGTGAGAGATATAGAAGGATATAATAAATTAAATAATGTTAATATTATGCCTAAAATTGTTGTTATAATAGACGAATTATCAGACCTCATGATGGTATCACCTGCAGAAGTAGAAGAATACATATGCAGATTGGCACAAATGGCAAGAGCCGCGGGAATATATCTTGTCATTGCAACACAAAGACCATCTGTTGATGTAATAACAGGTGTGATCAAAGCAAATATTCCATCTCGCATATCTTTTGCCGTTACATCCCAGATTGATTCAAGAACAATACTTGATATGTCTGGTGCAGAAAAATTACTTGGCAAAGGTGATATGTTATTTTATCCAATCGGTGAATCAAAGCCTATTAGAGTACAAGGCGCATTTATATCTGATAAAGAAGTAGAAGAAGTTGTTAACTTTTTAAAATCGAATCAAGGAGAACCTAATTATGAAGAAATAATTGTAGAGAATAAAAGCACAATAAATAAAAATATAGAAGAAGACGAACTGATGAACGATGCAATTTCTATAATTGTTGAAACAGGTCAGGCTTCGATATCGATGCTTCAAAGAAGATTACGGATAGGATATGCAAGAGCAGCTAGAATAATTGATCAGATAGAGCAAAAAGGAATTATAAGTGGATATGATGGCTCAAAATCTAGACAAATTTTGCTTTCAGAAGATGAGATAAAAAAAATAATAGGTAAATAA
- a CDS encoding DNA double-strand break repair nuclease NurA — protein sequence MLNSNKLLPMINSLIKNEKNLYSELIDDVKKALNEFNKIVGSEKELIKKIESSNTSWLTAIPLENLDNIRSVPKLSSDYSVLAVDGSQIMPDRHEIKLCYLINIGYVIFSYGRNSYAKMQSEPTLFFDDEDLFKDFNGIKMLITPKDITFKRTIMEYDKVVECIKEIKAGNKIAFIDGTLIEWMVQGDTNEQFIIKNILKAFDTALDLNTPIVGYISSPKSNDFINMLHISLCPQDIVNCNNCIYLKNDRDLPCSGITKINDVNIFSKILKDGERSPLFLSTSHILENYGKHKIAFFYLNIGSEVARIELPLWAANDANYLDLIHYICYDQAQKGKGYPISLQEAHEQAVVTGSERDMFYNMLSNICIKNGIKVSRSYKSQRKRSGIL from the coding sequence TTGCTAAATAGTAATAAATTATTACCTATGATAAACTCTTTAATAAAAAATGAAAAAAACTTATACAGTGAATTAATAGATGATGTAAAAAAGGCTCTAAATGAATTTAATAAAATAGTAGGTAGTGAAAAAGAATTAATAAAAAAAATAGAATCGAGTAATACTTCATGGCTTACAGCAATTCCTTTAGAAAATTTAGATAATATAAGATCTGTACCGAAATTATCATCAGATTATAGCGTTTTAGCTGTTGACGGATCTCAAATTATGCCCGATAGGCATGAAATCAAGTTATGCTATTTAATCAATATTGGCTATGTTATATTTAGTTATGGAAGAAATTCATATGCAAAAATGCAATCTGAACCAACATTATTTTTTGATGATGAAGATTTGTTTAAAGATTTTAATGGAATAAAAATGTTAATTACACCAAAGGATATTACATTTAAAAGAACTATTATGGAATATGATAAAGTTGTAGAATGCATTAAGGAAATAAAAGCTGGTAATAAGATAGCTTTTATAGATGGAACTTTGATTGAATGGATGGTTCAAGGCGATACAAACGAACAATTTATAATTAAAAACATATTAAAGGCTTTTGATACAGCACTGGATTTAAATACGCCTATTGTAGGATATATTAGTTCACCTAAAAGCAATGATTTTATTAATATGCTTCACATCTCTTTATGCCCACAGGATATTGTTAACTGCAATAACTGTATTTATTTAAAAAATGATAGGGATTTGCCGTGTAGTGGTATTACAAAAATTAATGATGTAAATATATTTTCAAAGATATTAAAAGATGGTGAAAGGTCTCCACTATTTTTAAGTACATCCCACATACTTGAGAATTATGGCAAACATAAGATAGCATTCTTTTATTTAAATATAGGGAGTGAAGTTGCGAGAATAGAACTACCATTATGGGCAGCAAATGATGCAAATTATTTAGATTTAATACATTACATATGTTATGACCAGGCACAAAAGGGAAAGGGATATCCTATATCATTACAAGAGGCCCATGAACAAGCAGTTGTTACAGGTTCTGAAAGGGATATGTTTTATAACATGCTATCGAATATATGTATTAAAAATGGAATTAAGGTATCCCGCTCGTATAAATCACAGAGAAAAAGGAGTGGTATCTTATGA
- a CDS encoding YlzJ-like family protein gives MLYTIIPYELIFEKRDDIKNGYLETTIENRHLLLEKITDNSYKIIRMYSTNPNDYLDNKYTPGNTINLKLI, from the coding sequence ATGCTATATACAATCATACCATATGAGCTGATTTTTGAGAAACGCGATGATATAAAAAATGGTTATTTAGAAACAACTATAGAAAATAGGCATTTGTTATTAGAAAAGATAACAGATAATAGTTATAAAATAATAAGGATGTATTCGACAAATCCCAATGATTATTTAGATAATAAATATACACCAGGAAATACAATTAATTTAAAGCTAATATAA
- a CDS encoding HAS-barrel domain-containing protein, with translation MNHIGEIIETNTLGFTCQSVKLDESPDFGSFVKAISNDITIYGIVYNVSTMSEDQTRRPVAFGLSEEELKMQQPQIFELMHTYFDVQIIGYRRDKYMGIIPPKPAKIHTFAYACDNDDLIDIKEDLNFVKYILNGKTGIEDELVAAAIRNLSYISDDKDSYLIKVGKELIRFLKNDFDRFITIKRMCNL, from the coding sequence ATGAACCACATTGGCGAAATAATAGAAACAAACACCTTAGGATTCACATGCCAATCTGTAAAATTAGATGAAAGCCCTGATTTTGGAAGTTTTGTAAAAGCCATATCCAATGATATAACTATATATGGTATTGTATATAATGTTTCTACGATGAGTGAAGATCAGACAAGGAGGCCAGTTGCTTTTGGTCTTTCTGAAGAAGAGCTTAAAATGCAGCAACCACAAATATTTGAGCTAATGCATACATATTTTGATGTACAAATAATAGGTTACAGAAGAGATAAATATATGGGTATAATACCACCAAAACCCGCTAAGATACACACATTCGCGTATGCCTGTGATAATGATGATTTAATAGATATAAAAGAAGATTTAAATTTTGTAAAATATATATTAAATGGAAAAACAGGTATCGAAGATGAACTTGTTGCTGCTGCAATACGAAATTTATCTTATATCTCTGATGACAAAGATTCATATCTAATAAAGGTCGGTAAAGAATTAATAAGATTTTTGAAAAATGATTTTGACAGATTTATAACTATCAAAAGGATGTGTAATTTATGA
- a CDS encoding ATP-binding protein, whose amino-acid sequence MNGKLFRGSISSGLDIKLSEGSLIEDVKVGNFVVIQGKKNKYLCMVTDIKYEAVNPQIMVDGADVDNEIDEKIIDGTGVYGVVTLSPMIQVDENQNALTVKSIPAYGSHAKDADKTDIYAVFGEPSDENFYIGTPPEMDIPICINLKKLVERSTGVFGRAGTGKTYLTRLLLSGLAKSKAAVSLIFDAHNEYGYGAKKEGSTNVKGLKQLFGSQVAIFTLDRESSLRRHVPIDGILNIAYNQITPDDIMLLNSMLNLNSTALESIYQIMKKEKENWLYNFINIDAADMEEYAKEIGANESSLQALRRKLERLIKLPFLMNIVPTDSIKQIMDFLQKGINVVIEFGSVSTLGYMLVANIITRHIHDMYVKKTEESIANNSKGPIPLVITIEEAHRFLDPSISKETTMGEIAREMRKYNVTLLIVDQRTSQIDSEVMSQIGTKITCRLEDDNDISSFLSGVNNASKLRNVLASLDQKQQALILGHAVPMPVVIKTRNYDQEFYKEISPFNGDEFIDKPFLDLMKKEKIDELFPD is encoded by the coding sequence ATGAATGGTAAACTTTTTAGAGGATCAATCTCATCTGGTCTTGACATTAAGCTTTCAGAAGGAAGTCTTATAGAAGATGTAAAAGTAGGCAATTTTGTTGTAATTCAGGGAAAAAAGAATAAATATTTATGTATGGTAACAGATATAAAATATGAGGCTGTAAATCCTCAAATCATGGTAGATGGAGCCGATGTAGATAACGAAATTGATGAAAAAATAATAGATGGTACTGGAGTATATGGTGTTGTTACACTTTCCCCAATGATTCAGGTTGATGAAAATCAAAATGCTTTAACTGTAAAATCAATACCAGCCTATGGTTCCCATGCAAAAGACGCTGATAAAACTGATATATATGCAGTTTTTGGTGAACCTTCAGACGAAAATTTTTATATAGGAACGCCACCGGAAATGGATATACCTATATGTATAAATTTAAAAAAGCTTGTCGAACGCAGTACGGGTGTTTTTGGAAGGGCTGGAACTGGTAAAACATATTTAACAAGGCTTTTATTATCAGGCCTTGCTAAGTCGAAGGCTGCTGTAAGTCTTATCTTTGATGCACATAATGAATATGGTTATGGAGCTAAAAAAGAGGGAAGCACGAATGTAAAAGGTTTAAAACAGCTATTTGGTAGTCAAGTTGCGATTTTCACTCTTGATAGGGAATCTTCATTACGTAGGCATGTTCCTATAGATGGCATATTAAATATTGCTTATAATCAAATTACACCTGATGATATTATGCTTTTAAATTCAATGTTAAATTTAAATAGCACTGCACTAGAAAGTATTTATCAAATAATGAAAAAAGAAAAAGAAAATTGGCTCTATAATTTCATAAATATTGATGCAGCCGATATGGAAGAATATGCCAAGGAAATAGGCGCAAATGAAAGTTCATTACAGGCTTTAAGAAGAAAACTTGAGAGGCTAATTAAATTGCCGTTTTTAATGAATATTGTTCCAACAGACAGTATAAAACAAATCATGGATTTTTTACAAAAGGGAATAAATGTTGTTATAGAATTTGGAAGTGTTTCGACACTTGGATACATGCTAGTAGCAAATATTATAACTCGGCATATACACGATATGTATGTAAAAAAAACAGAAGAGTCCATTGCAAATAATAGTAAAGGCCCTATACCGCTAGTTATAACAATAGAAGAAGCCCATAGATTCTTGGACCCATCAATATCTAAGGAAACTACAATGGGTGAAATTGCAAGAGAAATGAGAAAATACAATGTTACTCTATTAATTGTTGATCAAAGAACATCACAGATTGATTCTGAAGTAATGTCACAGATAGGCACTAAGATTACATGTAGACTTGAAGATGACAATGATATAAGCTCATTTTTATCTGGTGTTAATAATGCCAGTAAATTACGAAATGTATTAGCAAGCCTTGACCAAAAACAACAAGCATTAATTTTAGGACATGCAGTTCCAATGCCAGTAGTTATTAAAACAAGAAATTACGATCAAGAATTTTATAAAGAAATATCAC
- the pgsA gene encoding CDP-diacylglycerol--glycerol-3-phosphate 3-phosphatidyltransferase, with protein sequence MNIANKITITRLILVPIFIVIMLSNIKYGDIISAILFTMASLTDKLDGYVARRYNQITNLGKFMDPLVDKVMVSSAFIALIQLGRIQSWIVIVILSREFIVTGLRTIAANKGIVIAASNLGKYKTTLQIVAIISLMLNNIPFSYIFFPFSSIAIYLALFMTVYSGVDYIIKCKKIILE encoded by the coding sequence GTGAATATAGCAAATAAAATTACAATAACGAGGCTTATCTTGGTACCAATTTTCATAGTTATAATGCTATCGAATATTAAATATGGCGATATAATATCAGCCATTTTATTTACCATGGCTTCCCTTACGGATAAGCTTGATGGATATGTAGCAAGAAGGTATAATCAAATAACAAACCTTGGTAAATTTATGGACCCACTTGTCGATAAAGTCATGGTATCATCGGCCTTTATTGCATTAATCCAGCTTGGTCGCATACAAAGCTGGATTGTTATTGTCATACTATCAAGAGAATTTATAGTAACCGGCCTAAGAACTATTGCCGCCAATAAAGGAATTGTGATTGCGGCAAGTAATTTGGGAAAATATAAAACCACTCTTCAAATAGTTGCGATTATATCATTAATGCTAAACAATATTCCATTTAGTTATATATTTTTTCCTTTTTCATCGATTGCAATATATTTGGCTTTATTTATGACTGTATATTCAGGTGTAGATTATATAATAAAATGTAAAAAAATAATCCTTGAATAA
- a CDS encoding competence/damage-inducible protein A, giving the protein MKCEIISVGTELLLGQIANTDAKFISEKLSSLGIDVYFHTNVGDNAERLKECLRIASNRSELIILTGGLGPTMDDLTKETAADFFGIPLVEDVNTKLKIEEYFQKSNREITSNNYKQALFPVGSKILPNANGTAPGCIFEKDNKKIIILPGPPSELIPMFDNHVYPYLKMFSKEIIISKVLKIFGLGESKVETMVHDILMSENPTVAPLISDGFVTLRITAKSSDSKSAKEMISKTESSIRDILGEYIFGTDTDTIEFVVLNLLKNKKLTLATAESCTGGLLSEKITNIPGASEVFKFGAVTYSNEAKEKILGVSKNTIDRYGAVSEETAREMAINVRNISSTDYGISITGIAGPDGGTSEKPVGLVYIGLSYKDELYIKKIISSGNRQKVRLNSVMNAMDMLRRHMLGLKIDY; this is encoded by the coding sequence ATGAAATGCGAGATTATTTCAGTTGGTACAGAATTGCTTCTTGGGCAAATAGCAAATACAGATGCAAAATTTATTTCAGAGAAATTATCTTCCTTAGGTATCGATGTTTATTTTCATACAAATGTAGGTGATAATGCAGAAAGGTTAAAAGAATGTCTTCGTATAGCTTCAAATCGATCAGAATTAATAATTTTGACAGGTGGTCTCGGACCTACAATGGATGACCTTACTAAGGAAACAGCGGCAGATTTCTTTGGCATTCCACTTGTAGAAGATGTTAATACAAAGTTAAAAATTGAAGAGTACTTTCAAAAGTCAAACAGAGAAATTACATCTAACAATTATAAACAGGCATTATTTCCAGTAGGTTCGAAAATTTTACCTAACGCAAATGGCACCGCACCCGGATGTATTTTTGAAAAAGATAATAAAAAAATTATAATATTGCCAGGTCCTCCATCTGAATTAATACCTATGTTTGATAATCATGTATATCCATATTTAAAAATGTTTAGTAAAGAAATAATAATATCAAAAGTTTTAAAGATATTTGGCTTAGGTGAATCAAAAGTAGAAACTATGGTACATGACATTTTAATGTCTGAAAATCCTACTGTTGCACCATTAATAAGTGATGGTTTTGTTACATTAAGGATTACCGCTAAATCGAGTGATTCAAAAAGTGCAAAAGAAATGATAAGCAAAACGGAATCATCGATAAGAGATATTCTTGGCGAATATATATTTGGCACAGATACTGATACTATAGAATTTGTTGTTTTGAATTTACTAAAGAATAAAAAATTAACACTTGCAACTGCAGAATCCTGTACAGGTGGATTGCTTTCAGAAAAAATAACCAATATACCTGGTGCATCAGAAGTATTTAAATTTGGTGCTGTGACATATAGCAATGAAGCAAAAGAAAAGATTCTTGGCGTTTCGAAAAATACTATAGATCGTTATGGTGCTGTAAGTGAAGAAACAGCAAGAGAAATGGCAATAAATGTAAGAAATATTTCAAGTACCGATTATGGTATATCAATTACAGGAATAGCTGGTCCTGATGGTGGTACATCTGAAAAGCCTGTCGGATTAGTATATATTGGACTTTCATATAAAGATGAATTGTATATTAAAAAAATAATAAGCAGTGGCAATCGTCAGAAAGTTAGGTTAAATTCTGTAATGAATGCAATGGATATGTTAAGAAGACATATGTTGGGATTAAAAATTGACTATTAA
- the recA gene encoding recombinase RecA has translation MIEKQKALDMAINQIERQFGKGSIMRLGDNSKLNVEVIPTGSIELDIALGVGGVPRGRIIEIFGPESSGKTTIALHILAEAQKLGGTGAFIDAEHALDPLYAKRLGVNIDSLLVSQPDTGEQALEIVEALVRSGAVDVIVIDSVAALVPKAEIDGDMGDAHVGLQARLMSQALRKLSGVISKTKCVAVFINQLREKVGVMFGNPETTPGGRALKFYSTIRLDVRKVDGLKQGNDVVGNRTRVKVVKNKVAPPFKQAEFDIMYGEGISREGSILDVATSIDLIDKSGAWYSYGDVRLGQGRENAKQYLKDNKEIADEIEKKIRENFNLAVANSKPINDDEKAHEE, from the coding sequence ATGATAGAAAAACAAAAGGCTCTTGATATGGCCATAAATCAAATTGAGAGACAATTCGGAAAAGGCTCAATTATGAGGCTAGGGGACAATAGCAAGTTGAATGTAGAGGTTATTCCGACAGGTTCTATCGAGCTTGATATTGCACTTGGGGTTGGAGGAGTCCCAAGAGGAAGAATAATCGAAATATTTGGACCAGAATCATCAGGTAAAACTACAATTGCCTTACATATATTAGCTGAAGCACAAAAATTAGGCGGTACAGGTGCTTTTATTGACGCAGAACATGCCCTTGATCCTCTATATGCAAAAAGACTCGGCGTCAATATAGACAGTTTACTAGTTTCACAGCCTGATACAGGTGAACAAGCACTCGAAATTGTTGAAGCCTTAGTTAGAAGCGGAGCTGTTGACGTGATAGTAATTGACTCTGTCGCTGCCCTTGTACCAAAAGCTGAAATAGATGGTGATATGGGTGATGCTCATGTTGGCCTTCAAGCAAGGCTTATGTCACAGGCTTTAAGAAAACTTTCAGGAGTTATAAGCAAGACTAAATGTGTAGCAGTTTTTATAAATCAACTTAGAGAAAAGGTTGGAGTAATGTTTGGAAATCCCGAGACAACACCTGGTGGGAGAGCTTTAAAGTTTTATTCAACAATAAGGCTTGATGTACGCAAAGTTGATGGCTTAAAGCAAGGAAATGACGTAGTCGGAAATAGGACAAGGGTAAAAGTCGTTAAAAATAAAGTCGCACCACCATTTAAACAAGCAGAATTTGATATAATGTACGGAGAAGGTATATCACGAGAAGGAAGTATTTTAGATGTTGCGACGAGCATCGACTTAATAGATAAAAGTGGTGCATGGTATTCATATGGTGATGTAAGGCTTGGACAAGGAAGGGAAAATGCAAAACAGTATTTAAAAGATAATAAAGAAATAGCAGATGAAATAGAGAAAAAGATTAGAGAAAACTTTAATCTTGCTGTAGCAAATTCAAAGCCAATAAATGATGATGAAAAAGCTCACGAAGAGTAA
- a CDS encoding RecX family transcriptional regulator, translating to MIITTIERQKKSDKRFNIYIDNEYAFSVSIYEIIEFDLKEGKEINDEQYKYYVNYILEKSAYKEALKYLSYSMRTEKELIDKLRSKDYNESAINNVLLKLRELNYINDAYYTELYIQEKKDKLYSKYRIYNELIRKGIESTLIKKKLEDLYVDEIGTIKKIINKKFKNNNDIIKIKNYLYRSGFKIDDINKVLTDEEVN from the coding sequence ATGATAATTACAACTATTGAAAGGCAAAAAAAGAGCGATAAAAGATTTAATATCTATATAGATAATGAATATGCTTTTTCTGTTTCTATTTACGAGATTATAGAATTTGATTTAAAAGAAGGAAAAGAAATAAATGATGAACAATATAAATATTATGTAAACTATATTTTAGAAAAAAGCGCCTATAAAGAAGCATTAAAATATCTTTCATACTCTATGAGAACAGAAAAAGAATTAATAGACAAATTAAGGTCTAAGGATTATAATGAATCAGCTATAAACAATGTTTTATTAAAATTAAGAGAGTTAAATTATATAAACGATGCATATTATACAGAACTATATATACAGGAAAAGAAAGATAAGCTTTATAGCAAGTATAGAATATATAATGAATTAATACGGAAAGGAATAGAATCGACTCTCATTAAAAAAAAGCTTGAGGATTTATATGTTGATGAAATAGGTACAATAAAGAAAATTATCAATAAAAAATTTAAGAACAATAACGACATTATAAAAATAAAAAATTACCTATATAGAAGTGGTTTTAAAATAGATGATATAAATAAAGTCCTCACAGATGAGGAGGTTAACTAA